The genome window CACTGCCCAAGGGGAGAAGATGTTGAAAACTGCTGCTAAAACCACTAATCTCCCTATTGTAGTACCTGTTTTTTTGCACATAATTTATCTTTTTTGATAGTGCAAAGGTAGGGAGAGGTGACTTGGCTAAAATGGTCAAAATGGCGTGTTAAATAGAACAAAACACGCCATTTTCTAAGTTTTATTTCTAAATTCAACGGGTGTATTCCCTGTATGTTGTTTGAAAAATCTTCCAAAATGAGCTGCATCATCAAAACTTAATTGGTAAGCAATTTCAGCAACCGTCAGTGCCGTTTCTTTCAGTAGCACTTTGGCTTCCAAAATCAACATTTTATAGATAAAATCCATGGGTGTTTCGCCCGTTGCCTGTTTCACACTTTTGGTGAGGTGCTTCGTTGTGATGTTCAGCAAAGTTGCATATTCTGCGAGTGTTCGCTTAGAAAGGTAGTGCTTATTAACAAGTCGAATAAAACCTTGTCCTATTCTGTCGGCAGAGGTTAATTTTTTATTTTCGAGACTTATCTTCTCGTAGTATAAGCTGCTTTCCTTAAATATCGCCACCAGATACTGACAAATAATGGGCTTGGTGATCTTATAATTTTCAACAAAATCAAAATTCATCTTCTTGAAAACCAAAGCAAAAAATTGTGCCTGTTGATCGGATAAACTTATGACGGGGAGAGCATCTAAATCGAAAAAGGTAAAACTATTCAGAAGATTGGCCACACCCGAATAGGTGTCTATAAATGCTTGGTCGAACAAACAGTAATAGCCTTCAATATCATTGGACAATTTTTGAATCGAACTTATCTTACCAGGCGAAACAAAGCGAATTTGTCCCTCAGTCTGGGTTAATTCATTCAAATTATCAGTCACAACGTAGTAGCCATTAGTAACAAATATAACTTCATAATAAGTCGTTTTGATACTCTCTACCGGAAAATTGATATATTTCGTACCCGCCTCAATAGGAGAAATATAAAAAAAGCAATTTTGTTCTTTAGGGGTAATATTGCTGATATTAAAACCATCTTCTTCCATTAAAGAATGGTCAAAATAATCCTTCACAAAAAGTTGCGGATCTATGGTTGGAATATTTTTTTTCATTGATAGAGGTTTAAATGTTGGCCAACCACTCCACAAAGGCTGTCACTTTGAGTTTGCCTACTACAATTTGCTCCGTAAACGGCACCGTCAGATTGATCGCTATTTTGCGGTTGAAATGTTGCGAAGCATCTTTTACCGCTCGCCGATTGACCAAAAACTGCCGATTGGCCCTAAAAAACGTTGGCGATAAACTCTGCTCCAAATGGTCTAAGGCCTGCGAAACAAGCCATTTACGCGACTCAAAAGTGTAAGCAAAAACTCCGTCGTTTTCTACCACAAACAGGGCCACTTGCGCCGTGTCCAACGGAATAATTTTATCTCCCTGCTGAATGATGACCGACGGGGTTTTAACAGGTTGCAGTTGCGCTTTCAGCAGGTTCATCAGCCCTTTCATTTCGTCTTTGGGTGGAGTTAATCTTTCTTTGAGCAGTTGGTATTTTTCTAAAGCTTTACCCACAGTTGCTTTCGAAAAAGGTTTAAGCAGATAGTCAATACCGACGGTTTTGAAGGCTTCCAGCGCATACTCATTAAAAGCCGTACAGAAAATGACGGGCGTTTGGTTTTGGGTTTTTTCAAAGATTTCAAAACTAAGCCCGTCACCGAGTTGTATATCCGAAAAAATGAGGTCTATTTGTGGTGAGGTTTGCAAAAAAGCCACGCCTTCTTCGACCGACGGCAACATGGCTATAATCTCGGCATCGGGGTTAAGCCCAATGATCGTGCGTGCCAAGTCTTTGGCCGTCAGTTTTTCGTCTTCAATGATCAGGATTTTCATGCATTTACCAGTGGTATTCGTACTTCAAAAAAATCAGTCCCTTCGTTTATTTCAATGCCCTTACCTGTAATAAGTTCGTAGCGGCTGTTGAGATTAGCCAACCCCGTTTGGGTACGGTCAGTAGTTTTGACGGGCATTTTGTTGTTCCAAACCGTAATGGAGTTATCGAGGCACGAAATCTTGATAACCAGCGGCTTTTGCTCGGTAAAATAATTATGCTTGAACGTATTTTCGACCAGCGTTTGCAGCGCGAAAATGGGAACGTTATGCTTTAACACTTCATCGGGAAGAGCTACCACATACATAAAACTGTTTTCAAACCGCACTTTTTGAAGTTCCACAAAATCACCGACAAAACGCAGTTCGTCAGCCAGTGTAACGACCTCATTTTGGTGCGACTGCACCGAATACCGCAAAAAATCGGCCAGCTTAACAGTATATTCTTCCGCTTGGGCAGTGTTTTCACCAATGAGCGATTTGAGGACACTCAACGCATTGAACAAAAAATGCGGCTGTAACTGCTGCACCAACAGTTTTTTCTGGGCTTGACTGTGTAGGAGTTCGAGCTCTTTGGCTTTGAGTTCGGCCTCGTTGCGGCGGTAAGATGCCTCCGTAGCCTGGCAAATAATAATGATAATGACATTGATCGCCGAAGAAGTAAGAATAGGATATAGAAAGTTATTGTTCAGAGCACTAACCGCTTCCTTTGGTACAAAGGAAATTTTATCTGTCAAAAAAAAATATTGTATTCCGCCTAAAATTCCGTGAATCAGAAGAATGCAGGCATAGCTAAACGAGACTTTTCTCCATATAGACAAATGTGAAAAGTGTATTGTCAAATAGATATTTGTCAGCCAGGTAATAAATACATTGATATTGATACCCAAAAAGGGAAGAAGCAATACTTTAAACGGAAGCACGCCAAAAATCAACGGGTGACTCACTGCATAGAGCCCAAAAATTGGAGTGGAAATAACAGCGTAAAGAAGTAGTTTTTGTTTCATGTCGGTTAGTGAACGGATTCCCGGTGGCAAATCTATACAAACTAACATATCACTTTATGTTTTTTGAAATTGAAATGGACAAAGTGAATGTTAAAATGGACGATTATCCCTGTTTCTCTCCCCCCCCTAAGAGTCTGTTTTGGAATTTTTTGGAAAAATCGGTTAAGCCGCCAATGAATGCGTAAAAGCATTAGTAGTTTTCAGAAGCCTTGTGTGTTCAAGATCCATTACATTTTTTTGAATACCGATAACGGTTTCAATAATGGGTGGTCTTAGGGACAAATCGTCGGGGCCGGATGGCTTGGAGAACTAACTTTTGCATCTGTTTTTTGACACACCGGCGTCCAATGGTTTTGCCCTTTGCTTTGAGTTCAGCTACGATTCGTCTGGAACCGTATCGCCTTTTGTGGCCTGAAAACAACTTTTTACCTGCTGTGTAATATATATATAAGTTGTTTATTTTCAAAGGATTACTATTTTATTTTTATAAATGAATACGTGGTATATTCCAAAGAAGGGTGTACCGAAAGCGTCAGTCCTGTAGCATTCCCATTGACCCTTGAAAACGGGATGACAGCTGTTCCAAACATAGGGTGATTGTACTCACAAAGAAAGCGGTCGTTACTCATATAACTCAATGTAGCAGAGATGCTTGGGTGGTGTTCCATCTTCATCAAAAGTTTGTTTTCTTGCTGTTTTAACTCAATATTGCCATAAATATCATTTTGGTAGCGTCCTTCAAAAGGCTTCAAAGAGATTTTATGAGCATTCAAAACATTGACGCTATCTTTCCAAG of Runella slithyformis DSM 19594 contains these proteins:
- a CDS encoding helix-turn-helix domain-containing protein, coding for MKKNIPTIDPQLFVKDYFDHSLMEEDGFNISNITPKEQNCFFYISPIEAGTKYINFPVESIKTTYYEVIFVTNGYYVVTDNLNELTQTEGQIRFVSPGKISSIQKLSNDIEGYYCLFDQAFIDTYSGVANLLNSFTFFDLDALPVISLSDQQAQFFALVFKKMNFDFVENYKITKPIICQYLVAIFKESSLYYEKISLENKKLTSADRIGQGFIRLVNKHYLSKRTLAEYATLLNITTKHLTKSVKQATGETPMDFIYKMLILEAKVLLKETALTVAEIAYQLSFDDAAHFGRFFKQHTGNTPVEFRNKT
- a CDS encoding LytR/AlgR family response regulator transcription factor; its protein translation is MKILIIEDEKLTAKDLARTIIGLNPDAEIIAMLPSVEEGVAFLQTSPQIDLIFSDIQLGDGLSFEIFEKTQNQTPVIFCTAFNEYALEAFKTVGIDYLLKPFSKATVGKALEKYQLLKERLTPPKDEMKGLMNLLKAQLQPVKTPSVIIQQGDKIIPLDTAQVALFVVENDGVFAYTFESRKWLVSQALDHLEQSLSPTFFRANRQFLVNRRAVKDASQHFNRKIAINLTVPFTEQIVVGKLKVTAFVEWLANI
- a CDS encoding sensor histidine kinase, yielding MKQKLLLYAVISTPIFGLYAVSHPLIFGVLPFKVLLLPFLGININVFITWLTNIYLTIHFSHLSIWRKVSFSYACILLIHGILGGIQYFFLTDKISFVPKEAVSALNNNFLYPILTSSAINVIIIIICQATEASYRRNEAELKAKELELLHSQAQKKLLVQQLQPHFLFNALSVLKSLIGENTAQAEEYTVKLADFLRYSVQSHQNEVVTLADELRFVGDFVELQKVRFENSFMYVVALPDEVLKHNVPIFALQTLVENTFKHNYFTEQKPLVIKISCLDNSITVWNNKMPVKTTDRTQTGLANLNSRYELITGKGIEINEGTDFFEVRIPLVNA
- a CDS encoding IS3 family transposase, giving the protein MKINNLYIYYTAGKKLFSGHKRRYGSRRIVAELKAKGKTIGRRCVKKQMQKLVLQAIRPRRFVPKTTHY